One Nicotiana sylvestris chromosome 12, ASM39365v2, whole genome shotgun sequence genomic window carries:
- the LOC104228564 gene encoding nudix hydrolase 16, mitochondrial isoform X2, with the protein MSELVARTGRHQQRYEEGYRLIAGCIPFKFRDMEQNGGDASKKIVEVLMINSTSGPGLLFPKGGWENDETVKEAAVREAIEEAGVRGDLVHFLGYYLFKSKTLQDEYSPEGLCRAAMFALFVKEELDCWPEQNRRKRSWLTIPEAVECCRHQWMREALEEGFLKWHEGGMVSTINNDED; encoded by the exons ATGTCTGAATTGGTAGCTCGAACGGGTCGGCATCAACAGCGATATGAAGAAGGTTATCGACTCATTGCTGG GTGTATTCCGTTTAAGTTCAGGGATATGGAACAAAATGGTGGTGACGCATCCAAAAAGATAGTTGAAGTACTGATGATAAACTCAACAAGTGGGCCCGGTCTTCTGTTTCCGAAG GGAGGGTGGGAAAATGATGAAACAGTTAAAGAGGCAGCTGTTCGTGAAGCCATAGAGGAGGCTGGAGTTCGTGGGGATTTAGTG CATTTTTTGGGATACTACCTCTTTAAAAGCAAAACACTTCAAGACGAGTACAGTCCAGAAGGTTTGTGTAGAGCTGCCATGTTTGCTTTGTTTGTGAAGGAAGAGCTTGACTGTTGGCCAGAACAGAACCGCCGGAAAAGAAGTTGGCTGACAATTCCTGAGGCAGTTGAATGTTGCCGGCACCAATGGATGAGAGAGGCCCTTGAGGAAGGATTTCTGAAGTGGCATGAGGGTGGTATGGTAAGCACAATTAACAACGACGAGGACTAG
- the LOC104228564 gene encoding nudix hydrolase 16, mitochondrial isoform X1 has product MSELVARTGRHQQRYEEGYRLIAGCRRCIPFKFRDMEQNGGDASKKIVEVLMINSTSGPGLLFPKGGWENDETVKEAAVREAIEEAGVRGDLVHFLGYYLFKSKTLQDEYSPEGLCRAAMFALFVKEELDCWPEQNRRKRSWLTIPEAVECCRHQWMREALEEGFLKWHEGGMVSTINNDED; this is encoded by the exons ATGTCTGAATTGGTAGCTCGAACGGGTCGGCATCAACAGCGATATGAAGAAGGTTATCGACTCATTGCTGG TTGCCGCAGGTGTATTCCGTTTAAGTTCAGGGATATGGAACAAAATGGTGGTGACGCATCCAAAAAGATAGTTGAAGTACTGATGATAAACTCAACAAGTGGGCCCGGTCTTCTGTTTCCGAAG GGAGGGTGGGAAAATGATGAAACAGTTAAAGAGGCAGCTGTTCGTGAAGCCATAGAGGAGGCTGGAGTTCGTGGGGATTTAGTG CATTTTTTGGGATACTACCTCTTTAAAAGCAAAACACTTCAAGACGAGTACAGTCCAGAAGGTTTGTGTAGAGCTGCCATGTTTGCTTTGTTTGTGAAGGAAGAGCTTGACTGTTGGCCAGAACAGAACCGCCGGAAAAGAAGTTGGCTGACAATTCCTGAGGCAGTTGAATGTTGCCGGCACCAATGGATGAGAGAGGCCCTTGAGGAAGGATTTCTGAAGTGGCATGAGGGTGGTATGGTAAGCACAATTAACAACGACGAGGACTAG
- the LOC138883629 gene encoding secreted RxLR effector protein 161-like has protein sequence MQNSSSVETPISKGHTLGSQMCPKTPEETERMSQVPYRSAVRSLMYAMVCIRPDICQAVSLVSRYQTDPVGYSDADHGGDLDERKCTSGYVFLLSDGTISWSSKKQSCVSLSTMEAEYVAFASATQEAVWLKKFLDHLLDITENTEPVLV, from the exons atgcaaaatagtaGCTCAGTTGAAACTCCTATCAGTAAAGGCCATACATTGGGAAGTCAGATGTGTCCTAAGACTCCTGAAGAGACAGAAAGAATGAGCCAAGTTCCTTATAGGAGCGCAGTCAGAAGTCTAATGTATGCTATGGTGTGCATTAGACCTGATATCTGTCAAGCAGTTAGCTTGGTAAGTAGATATCAAACCGACCCAG TTGGATACAGTGATGCTGATCATGGAGGAGATCTAGACGAGAGGAAGTGTACCTCAGGATATGTTTTCTTACTCAGTGATGGCACCATATCATGGAGCAGTAAGAAACAATCATGTGTATCACTATCAACGATGGAAGCCGAATACGTGGCTTTCGCATCAGCAACACAAGAAGCTGTTTGGTTGAAAAAGTTCTTGGATCACTTGCTGGATATCACTGAAAATACTGAACCAGTATTAGTATGA